A genome region from Chryseobacterium sp. G0186 includes the following:
- a CDS encoding mevalonate kinase, with the protein MTNPLFYAKIILFGEYGMIEDSQGLVVPYSFYKGTLKFSDLGSEFELKSNQHLQKYLDFLTTLDLSDDFKLDIKSFKKDISNGLFFDSNIPQGYGVGSSGALVAAIFEKYSISKLNPENISKDNLKKLKAIFGEMESYFHGKSSGMDPLICYMNLPILIENKENLDRVSIPEGQEGKGAIFLIDSGITGETGPMIQIFFEKMKTEGFRKTLKEEFIRYNNACIEAFLKKDMNPFFRNLKKLSHWAYEHFRPMIPESIFKIWKKGLDSNAYYLKLCGSGGGGYILGFTQDYEKAEKMLDGFQKEVIYRF; encoded by the coding sequence ATGACCAACCCTCTATTTTATGCAAAAATAATCCTGTTTGGAGAATATGGAATGATTGAAGATTCCCAGGGGCTTGTAGTACCTTACAGCTTCTATAAAGGAACTTTGAAATTTTCAGATTTAGGTTCTGAATTTGAGCTTAAATCCAACCAACATCTGCAGAAATATTTAGACTTTCTTACAACGCTTGATCTTTCCGATGATTTCAAATTGGATATTAAAAGCTTTAAAAAAGATATTTCTAACGGACTTTTCTTCGATTCCAATATTCCTCAGGGGTATGGAGTAGGAAGTTCAGGAGCCTTGGTCGCCGCTATTTTTGAAAAATATTCGATCAGTAAACTGAATCCTGAAAATATATCAAAGGACAATCTTAAAAAATTAAAGGCTATTTTCGGTGAAATGGAAAGCTATTTCCATGGTAAAAGTTCAGGAATGGATCCGTTGATCTGCTACATGAACCTGCCGATTCTTATCGAAAATAAGGAAAACCTAGACAGAGTTTCCATCCCTGAGGGACAAGAAGGAAAAGGAGCTATTTTCCTTATTGATTCCGGAATAACAGGAGAAACAGGACCTATGATACAGATTTTCTTTGAAAAAATGAAAACAGAAGGGTTCCGTAAAACATTGAAAGAAGAGTTTATTCGCTATAACAATGCCTGTATTGAGGCGTTCCTTAAAAAAGATATGAATCCTTTCTTTAGAAATCTGAAAAAGCTTTCTCACTGGGCTTATGAGCATTTCCGTCCCATGATTCCTGAAAGTATTTTTAAAATCTGGAAAAAAGGACTGGATTCCAATGCCTATTACCTGAAACTCTGCGGAAGCGGTGGTGGAGGCTATATCCTAGGTTTTACCCAGGACTATGAAAAAGCAGAAAAAATGCTTGATGGCTTCCAAAAAGAAGTGATTTACAGATTTTAA
- a CDS encoding UbiA family prenyltransferase translates to MNSEKETFQSKNYISKSLYYRFSQFVGFLLGARFFVAALLTFALYVSTFFLFNQDESFRNFVFDFKVHGIIFCTVLTILAGGIINQFYDLEKDNIVKPFRTRVQSFIKQKYFLYVYLGLGAISLGVAWTISHNVFVFFLVYQFFMWFYSHKLSRVLIINNLTFVSLTLYPFFGMMVYYETFSKKVFLMAVFLFLILLCIDIVKDTLTRSVDKTFGYTTIPNYFKGKNTKIILISLLIVTMTVSMKLITKTGISGFMAYYFAGGLFVMIFCIYLLLNTSRKSNFLILNLLRFWVFVGIIAMLLNGIEHKL, encoded by the coding sequence ATGAATTCTGAAAAAGAAACTTTCCAATCTAAGAATTATATTTCAAAATCTCTATATTACAGATTTTCTCAATTCGTGGGCTTTCTGCTCGGAGCACGTTTTTTTGTAGCTGCTCTGTTGACATTCGCCCTCTATGTTTCTACTTTTTTCTTGTTTAATCAGGATGAATCATTCAGAAATTTTGTCTTTGACTTCAAAGTACATGGTATTATTTTTTGTACCGTCCTTACCATTTTAGCGGGTGGAATTATCAATCAGTTTTATGATCTTGAAAAAGATAATATCGTAAAACCTTTCCGAACCAGAGTTCAAAGCTTTATCAAGCAGAAATATTTTCTGTATGTATACCTTGGGCTGGGGGCTATTTCATTAGGAGTTGCCTGGACAATTTCTCATAATGTATTCGTATTTTTTCTCGTATACCAGTTTTTTATGTGGTTTTACAGCCATAAATTAAGTCGCGTATTAATTATTAACAACCTTACTTTTGTAAGTCTTACGCTTTATCCGTTCTTTGGAATGATGGTGTACTATGAAACCTTTTCCAAAAAGGTATTTCTGATGGCTGTTTTTCTTTTTCTTATCCTTTTATGCATCGATATTGTAAAAGATACCCTAACAAGAAGTGTAGACAAAACATTCGGATATACTACCATTCCTAATTATTTTAAAGGAAAAAATACTAAGATCATTCTTATTTCTCTATTGATCGTTACAATGACGGTTTCCATGAAGCTTATTACCAAAACCGGGATTTCCGGATTTATGGCCTATTATTTTGCCGGCGGGTTATTTGTAATGATTTTCTGTATCTATCTTCTTTTAAATACTTCACGAAAAAGTAACTTCCTTATTCTTAATCTATTACGATTCTGGGTTTTCGTAGGGATTATTGCGATGCTTTTAAATGGAATTGAGCATAAATTATAA